In Ostrea edulis chromosome 4, xbOstEdul1.1, whole genome shotgun sequence, a single window of DNA contains:
- the LOC125669859 gene encoding uncharacterized protein LOC125669859: protein MTALQDTLSEHHVQQDITAVLEDLVEKCCKVVDGNKSSQNKPNSPENNTNKIPQLMNEVLNCANDEKECVEHIDENSVGLTFQSDGLGTKQDQWKGLVQVKYPSLYKENDKDIHKIMEYLLDRCCLNAQKTVVLEGTHIENQNVKDSTTSVKVMQEDEAPKCRTVTENIRTPTVSKDNSSDEENWKKSVSGECKLKSKSLLDRDEGNISEIHDKVNQTDSFVDINDAAAFKNFDDDDDDSKVSKSLFDGENLEREIESAKQSYVWKKCELVTNCMKGDSNVGLDEFDARAEEGFFNVNQKKAEMNIASGSVLSLSCLCKEVISINEQNHHKSKPDVCHLKHINQEEITIPHQTIKSEKPVTGNCNSDQAKNQEKLQEHDFDHFESDLIDKQEDICENKMTFIKHLGLSPLLVSGETEADTSPICLDTDKHYLSPSKPVESNNNSTELRDEVFEKIEIDSEEELHLEVAQMIPCKRMKMEDEVVMNDFHANQTGSEVCLFTEVGYENCNEKLLDVSAATEKNQNSKNVTQEDVKDVEDTEQPEVAVRQNSFQRIEQYMKCDKVEVTGQDDESSKGNGSSYLVNETICDHVPDDISLPYKVEVTGTDDESSKGNGSSYLINETICDHVPDDISPPSKLVSNDFDVMDEVQTSADKLENGATEERQNVTQSEEQLVPSTENIEQKEVYETESFYEEENTGSIEYREVKALEDEQKDSIHGVYDPGTNCFKWKYAPSYDMEDVVPNEGREEDVSPRRILPISSCKKPIRVGLSRKQQRLVSLHPYIKKH from the exons ATGACAGCACTACAGGATACTCTATCTGAACATCATGTACAACAGGATATCACAGCAGTTCTGGAGGATCTTGTAGAGAAATGCTGCAAAGTAGTAGATGGTAATAAGTCTAGTCAAAACAAGCCAAATTCTCCTGAgaataatacaaacaaaatacCGCAATTAATGAATGAGGTTTTAAACTGTGCAAATGATGAAAAAGAATGTGTTGAGCATATTGATGAAAATTCAGTGGGTTTGACATTTCAATCAGATGGATTGGGAACAAAACAGGACCAGTGGAAGGGATTGGTCCAAGTCAAGTACCCATCACTGTATAAGGAAAATGATAAGGATATTCACAAAATAATGGAATATCTACTAGATAGATGTTGTTTGAATGCACAGAAGACTGTTGTCTTAGAAGGAACTCACATTGAAAACCAAAATGTTAAAGACTCCACAACTAGTGTAAAGGTGATGCAGGAGGATGAAGCTCCCAAGTGCAGAACTGTCACTGAAAACATCAGAACACCTACTGTCAGTAAGGACAACTCTTCAGATGAAGAAAACTGGAAGAAGAGTGTGTCAGGCGAGTGTAAGTTAAAGAGCAAGAGTCTTCTTGATAGGGATGAAGGGAATATCTCAGAAATTCATGATAAAGTCAACCAAACCGACTCCTTTGTTGACATTAATGATGCTGCTGCATTTAAAAActttgatgatgatgatgatgatagtaAAGTTTCTAAAAGTTTATTTGATGGAGAAAATCTTGAAAGAGAAATCGAAAGTGCAAAACAAAGTTATGTCTGGAAGAAGTGTGAGCTGGTAACAAATTGCATGAAGGGGGACTCAAATGTTGGATTGGATGAGTTTGATGCTAGAGCAGAGGAAGGTTTCTTCAATGTCAACCAAAAGAAAGCCGAGATGAATATTGCTTCAGGCAGTGTATTGTCATTAAGTTGTCTTTGTAAAGAGGTAATTAGTATAAATGAACAAAATCATCACAAAAGCAAGCCTGATGTCTGTCATTTGAAACACATTAACCAGGAGGAAATAACTATACCTCATCAAActattaaaagtgaaaaaccaGTCACAGGAAATTGCAACAGTGATCAGGCAAAAAATCAGGAAAAGCTGCAGGAACATGATTTTGATCACTTTGAGTCAGATCTTATTGACAAGCAAGAGGATATTTGTGAGAATAAAATGACTTTTATCAAACATTTGGGTTTGTCACCATTGTTAGTATCGGGAGAAACTGAAGCAGATACTAGTCCTATTTGTCTGGATACTGACAAACACTATCTGTCACCATCTAAACCAGTGGAAAGCAATAACAATTCCACAGAGCTGAGAGATGAAGTGTTTGAAAAGATTGAAATTGATTCAGAAGAAGAGCTTCATCTGGAAGTTGCCCAGATGATCCCGTGCAAAAGAATGAAAATGGAGGATGAAGTGGTGATGAATGATTTTCATGCTAATCAAACAGGAAGTGAAGTGTGCTTGTTCACAGAAGTTGGATATGAGAACTGTAATGAGAAACTGCTGGATGTGTCTGCAGcaacagaaaaaaatcaaaattcaaaaaatgtAACCCAGGAAGATGTTAAAGATGTTGAAGACACTGAACAACCTGAAGTTGCTGTGCGCCAAAATTCATTCCAAAGAATAGAGCAATATATGAAGTGTGATAAAGTAGAAGTGACGGGTCAAGATGATGAGAGTAGTAAAGGAAATGGTTCCAGTTATCTCGTTAACGAAACAATATGTGATCATGTTCCAGATGACATCTCACTACCATATAAAGTAGAAGTGACGGGCACAGATGATGAGAGCAGTAAAGGAAATGGTTCCAGTTATCTCATTAACGAAACAATATGTGATCATGTTCCAGATGACATCTCACCGCCATCAAAATTGGTCAGTAATGACTTTGATGTGATGGATGAGGTGCAGACTTCTGCTGATAAGTTGGAGAATGGTGCTACTGAAGAAAGGCAGAATGTCACACAATCTGAAGAACAATTAGTTCCATCCACTGAGAACATAGAACAAAAAGAAGTATATGAAACAGAATCATTTTATGAAG AAGAAAATACTGGATCCATTGAATACAGAGAAGTAAAAGCTTTGGAGGATGAGCAAAAAG attCTATCCATGGTGTATATGATCCAGGTACAAACTGCTTCAAATGGAAATATGCCCCTTCTTATGATATGGAGGATGTTGTTCCAAATGAAGGGAGAGAAG